The Triticum aestivum cultivar Chinese Spring chromosome 3A, IWGSC CS RefSeq v2.1, whole genome shotgun sequence genome includes a region encoding these proteins:
- the LOC123061464 gene encoding uncharacterized protein yields MPKDRSSRSVSHEGCRSRVSPYKLRSGSRRSEEAAAATAAAAAKQAAEWEEVRCPVCMDHPHNAVMLVCSSHEKGCRPFICDTSYRHSNCLDQYRKASKESSKDSGAAECAECQQPVKLACPLCRGPVSHWTKDYDARKFMNSKDRACTMESCEFKGAYNQLRKHAREDHPAVRPTEVDPNRQRDWHRMEQQRDLGDLFSMLRSGISGREDGVGVGEGDEGVSERSLHATSITMVFIVRSGRSILHYTDGEIPGRRSRTILLVGEPRGEASRAGGSSGNGDAEATTTDNEETDLAMSTQASAGSQEDAGEAGGDPAQ; encoded by the coding sequence ATGCCAAAGGACAGGAGCTCCCGTTCAGTCTCGCACGAGGGCTGCCGATCTCGTGTCTCCCCATACAAGTTGCGGAGTGGTTCTCGCAGGTCAGAGGAAGCCGCTGCTGCCACCGCTGCTGCAGCAGCAAAGCAGGCTGCAGAATGGGAGGAGGTTCGCTGTCCTGTGTGCATGGATCACCCTCATAATGCTGTTATGCTTGTCTGCTCGTCACATGAGAAAGGTTGCCGCCCTTTCATTTGCGACACAAGCTACAGACACTCCAATTGCCTTGATCAGTACCGCAAAGCCTCCAAGGAGTCCTCTAAGGATTCAGGGGCAGCAGAATGCGCTGAGTGCCAGCAGCCAGTTAAACTGGCATGTCCATTATGCCGTGGGCCGGTCAGCCATTGGACTAAGGATTATGATGCACGGAAGTTCATGAATTCTAAGGATCGAGCATGCACCATGGAGTCATGTGAGTTCAAGGGTGCATACAACCAGTTGAGGAAGCACGCAAGGGAGGATCATCCTGCTGTACGACCAACGGAGGTGGACCCCAATCGACAGCGAGACTGGCATAGGATGGAGCAGCAGCGTGATCTTGGGGATTTGTTCAGCATGCTGCGTTCGGGGATCAGTGGCAGAGAAGATGGGGTTGGAGTCGGTGAAGGTGACGAGGGCGTCAGTGAGAGATCTTTGCACGCCACGTCCATAACGATGGTCTTCATTGTGCGGTCAGGCAGGTCCATCCTACACTACACAGACGGGGAAATCCCAGGTCGTCGATCAAGAACAATTCTTCTAGTTGGGGAGCCTCGTGGTGAAGCCTCCCGAGCAGGAGGATCAAGCGGCAATGGTGATGCTGAGGCCACTACAACCGACAATGAGGAAACGGACCTGGCAATGTCAACACAGGCATCTGCTGGTTCTCAGGAAGATGCTGGAGAAGCCGGTGGCGATCCTGCGCAGTGA